In the Enterococcus rotai genome, GCTTGCAAAGATAAAATAAAAAAAATCAATCAACAACTAACAGAGTTAAATAAAGGTTGAAATTCTATTTTTAAGAGGAGCGTATTTTGGGTATAGATTTTTTTACAGTGTTACTCACAGCTTTTGTTGTGATCATGTATGTTTATTTAATCTTGGTTAGAAAAAGCATTTTGATCAAGAGTGTCAAAAGAAAACTTATCTATGGATTAGTGATTGGGGTAAGTCTATTTATCCTTATTAGTACGCTATTTATTGAACAATCGCTCGATCAAAGACTGCGTAGTTTCTTAGCAATGTTACTTGTTTTGAGTTTTTTACTAGATGCAAAAGGTCTTTCGGATGATCGACTCATTTTAGGACCGTTTGATAAAAATGGTGTGCTGTATCGAGATGTAGAAAAAATGGCATTATTGCTTAAGGAAAATGAAATTCGTTTGAATTATTTTAAAAATGGTCGTCGTGGCCCTATGATGAAATTCTCAATTTCATTAGAAGATCTATTGGCGTTTCTTTCCGATCGTTTGAATGAAGAGGCTGAAATCAGTATTTTAGTTGAGGAAGACAAGCAGTAATCAACCACTTAAAGGAGAAATTAGACAGCTGATTTCTCTTTTTAATTCATTTTGAGGGTCAGAAATTACATTCATAAAGTTTTTCTAAAATAATAGTCAATTTTAGTAGGTATTTCTTAAACAATTTGCTATAATGTGCAGAGAAATTCTGAAAGGAAGTATTGTTGTGAATAAAGAAATAGAGCAACGAATTGCTGAATTACGTGAAAAATATAAAGAGTTGCCACCAGAGAAAAAAGCAGAGTGGGAACGGCATATAAAAAAGAGAAATTTTTTGAACTATAAAAAAATAGAATTGGTTAAATCTGAGTTGCTCCGTTTAGAAGCTCGTCGTGCACAATTAGAACTATGTGATAAGGAAAAAGAGCTTGGATTAATAGAAAAGAAAATTACCTGTAAAAAAGAAAAATTATTACGGTACTTAGGGAAACAACTCAATCAGTAATGAATAAGGGGGATACGAGATGGAGTTTGTTTATTTAATTATTGTATTTGCTTTTGCGATCACCTTTTCAAATGTCTTTAATCGAATCGTGCCGATCATTCCATTGCCGATCGTACAAATAATTGTAGGGGTTTTGATTGGAATTACCTCTATTGGTCGTGAAATCGTATTTGAACCAGAAATATTTTTAGTGATGATCATTGCACCATTGTTGTTCCGAGAAGGGGAACGAAACGATACTGCGGCTACTATGAAAAATTTTAGTGTCATTTTATTTTTAGCTTTCATTGGTGTTTTGATTACTCTTGTAAGCGTAGGCTGGGCTTTACATATGGTTATACCAGCTTTACCGATCGCCGCTTGTTTTGCATTAGGTGCAGCCTTAGGACCTACAGATGCAGTTGCTGTAGGTTCTTTATCTGGAAAAATTCAAATCCCGCCTAAAGCGATGCATATTTTAGAGGGTGAAGGCCTAATCAATGATGCTTCCGGCGTTACAGCATTCCAATTTGCGCTAGCGGCTTTATTGACTGGGAGTTTTTCAGCTGCCGATGCAGGAATTACTTTAGTTGTCTCTAGTATTGGAGGCGCTTTTGTAGGTGCTATCTTAGTGATGATCAAACGTCAAGTTGTCATGATTTTAGAAAAAGCTTCAGCAAGAGATGTTACAGGTTATTTACTATTGGAACTATTGTTGCCTTTTTTAGCCTATATGGTCGCTGAATTATTTCATGTTTCTGGAATCATTGCAGCGGTAGTAGCTGGTGTTATGCAAGCAGCGAGTTTTAAAAAGGTCTCTTTGTTTGAAGCGGAGCTTTCTAGTGTTTCTGAAAGTACTTGGGGCACAATTACGTTTATGCTAAATGCCCTTGTCTTTCTATTTTTAGGAATTGAATTATCTCAAGTCTTTTCACCTATTTGGAATAGTGAGACATATTCTAACAGCTTTTTGATGTTGGTTATTTTGATTTTAAGTGTGACGTTGTTTGTTGCTCGATTTTTCTCCATTTTTGTGATTTATAGTGTAAAAAACGGCTTGAAAAACGTCTGGCATTCGATGAATGAAATGCTGATTTTAACGTTTGGCGGCGTCAAAGGAACCGTTAGTTTGGCGACTATTTTCATTTTACCGTTGACTTTAAATGGACAAGATTTTCCTGAACGCTCGTTACTCTTATTTATCACTGCTTGTGTGATTTTGGTCACGTTAGTTGGAGGGATTCTTGTTTTACCATTTTTAACCGACTCAGATGAGATTGAAAGTACAAATATGCAAGGGATAATGCTGTTGCAAGAGGTCATCGAAAAACTTAAAAAGATAAATCAAGAAGATCCTCATGTTGAAATGAATGTTGTGATTGAAAATTATCAAGATCGCGTAAAAGAACTGTATACAGAACAACTACCGTCGGATCAACGACAAGAAGTGCAAGAGTTACGAGCATTGATTGTTTCGATTGAACGAGATGGTTTGGAAGAGAGCTTTCGTCAAAAAGAAATCGGAATTGAAGGCTATCGGTTATATGAACGTTTGATATCAAGAATGGAACGTTCAATTGCTAGGCAGTTACTATCGATTATCGGTTTTTGGTTGCTGTTTGTTCGGCAAATCATTGCGTTTTTTATCCATCCAAAGCATTTATTCGCTCAGAAAGATGAAGAAAATAGACGAGAATTCCAAAAAGAAGAACTAGAAAATGTTCGCCAGGTCTTTTTACAAAATACAGAGGTTATTTTAAAAAGTTTGGATAATCTAAATGGTATTTACGATGAAGAAATCATTCGCTTCTTTATTGAAGGACGGCTACAATTGGCGCATAGGCTAGAAGATGGGACGTTTATTGATTCTTTCATTGTTCGCTCTCAATCTAACTATGTAAAAGAACTATTGATTGGCTATCAGGAAGAACGAAAAGTGATCGATGAATATGAAATCTCTGGAAAAATAACTTCTCTTGAAGCAAATGAATATCGGAAAAATGTCAATTTGCTAGAATCCTATTCGATCAACGATATTTCAAGTGCTGTTCCACTAAGGAAACTGACAAGAGAATTAAAAAAAGAAGCAGACTAAGAAAACTAGCTTCTTTTTTTTACTTTTTTTTGATACAATAAGCAGGATGAAAAGGGCGTGAGCAAATGAACGAGTTAAAAGTAACTGAATTAACGAAAACGTATGGAGAGAAAACATTATTTGATCAGATTTCTTTCCATATTCATGATAAAGATCGGATTGGCTTGATTGGGACAAATGGGACTGGAAAAACCAGTTTGTTGAATATTCTTGCGGGTAAGGATAGTGGAGATGGTGATGGTCAGGCGATCCAACAGCCAAATGACTATCAAATCGGCTATCTTTCTCAAGATAAAGAGTTTGATCCGGAGCTATCCGTTGTAGAAGCCGTTTTCCAAGGCGAAACACCAATTATTCAAGCAGTTAAAAACTATGAGTTGGCGCTACTTGCATTAGCAGAAGACGGACTAGATCCTACTGCTCAAAAACAATATGCTCAAGCAGAAGAACGCATGAATAAAGAGGATGCCTGGACAGCAGATACAGATGCTAAAATTATTTTACAAAAACTAGGGATTGAAACCTTGCACAAAAAAATAGGTGAGTTATCTGGAGGACAAAAGAAACGTGTCAGTCTTGCCCAAGTATTGATCGAATCACCTGACCTATTATTATTGGATGAACCGACCAACCATCTGGATTATGAAGCGATCAATTGGTTAGAAAGCTTTTTAAACGGCTACCGCGGAGCCATTTTAATGGTGACCCATGATCGTTACTTTTTAGATCGGGTCACAAACCGAATCTTCGAACTTTCTTTTGGAAAACTATACGAATACAAGGGGAATTATGAGGCGTATATTATTGCTAAGGCTGAGCGTGAACGAGTCGGTGTTGAACAAGAAGAAAAAAGAAAACAACTCTATAAACAAGAGTTGGAATGGATGCGCGCTGGTGTTAAAGCGCGAGGAACGAAACAACAAGCACGGCAAGATCGTTTCCATGACCTAAAAGAAAATCTCCATCAAGTTGATCAAAAAGGTCAGCTGGAAATGGATGTAGCAACCCAG is a window encoding:
- a CDS encoding cation:proton antiporter, with protein sequence MEFVYLIIVFAFAITFSNVFNRIVPIIPLPIVQIIVGVLIGITSIGREIVFEPEIFLVMIIAPLLFREGERNDTAATMKNFSVILFLAFIGVLITLVSVGWALHMVIPALPIAACFALGAALGPTDAVAVGSLSGKIQIPPKAMHILEGEGLINDASGVTAFQFALAALLTGSFSAADAGITLVVSSIGGAFVGAILVMIKRQVVMILEKASARDVTGYLLLELLLPFLAYMVAELFHVSGIIAAVVAGVMQAASFKKVSLFEAELSSVSESTWGTITFMLNALVFLFLGIELSQVFSPIWNSETYSNSFLMLVILILSVTLFVARFFSIFVIYSVKNGLKNVWHSMNEMLILTFGGVKGTVSLATIFILPLTLNGQDFPERSLLLFITACVILVTLVGGILVLPFLTDSDEIESTNMQGIMLLQEVIEKLKKINQEDPHVEMNVVIENYQDRVKELYTEQLPSDQRQEVQELRALIVSIERDGLEESFRQKEIGIEGYRLYERLISRMERSIARQLLSIIGFWLLFVRQIIAFFIHPKHLFAQKDEENRREFQKEELENVRQVFLQNTEVILKSLDNLNGIYDEEIIRFFIEGRLQLAHRLEDGTFIDSFIVRSQSNYVKELLIGYQEERKVIDEYEISGKITSLEANEYRKNVNLLESYSINDISSAVPLRKLTRELKKEAD
- a CDS encoding ABC-F family ATP-binding cassette domain-containing protein, which encodes MNELKVTELTKTYGEKTLFDQISFHIHDKDRIGLIGTNGTGKTSLLNILAGKDSGDGDGQAIQQPNDYQIGYLSQDKEFDPELSVVEAVFQGETPIIQAVKNYELALLALAEDGLDPTAQKQYAQAEERMNKEDAWTADTDAKIILQKLGIETLHKKIGELSGGQKKRVSLAQVLIESPDLLLLDEPTNHLDYEAINWLESFLNGYRGAILMVTHDRYFLDRVTNRIFELSFGKLYEYKGNYEAYIIAKAERERVGVEQEEKRKQLYKQELEWMRAGVKARGTKQQARQDRFHDLKENLHQVDQKGQLEMDVATQRLGKKVLEIQNGDYQIEHKTILKEFDILIQAKDRIGITGKNGAGKSTLLNILAGRIELDAGFYSIGETVNLAYYTQQNEAMDPNQRMISYLQEAAEQVQRSDGTTIGVAELLERFLFPRFMHGTVIGKLSGGEKRRLYLLKLLIGQPNVLLLDEPTNDLDIDTLTILEDYIQTFKGAVIAVSHDRYFLDKTMDKLLVFQGEGHITTYFGSMSDYLAVSKEPTKKATKTEVKPTSEGEKKAKTKLTYMEQREWQTIETDIAQLEERSAKITEEMNHQGDDFTKLQQLQTELATVEEELDGKMDRWEYLSEFAEN